CAAGGGGACCCATTAtccccttatttatttattatgtgtacaGAAGCTTTAATAAGGAATATAAAAAAGGCGGAGCGAGAGAAACAATTGACCGGTATGAAGGTAGCTAGAGCGTGTCCAGCGGTGTCTCATCTgttatttgcagatgatagttTGTTCTTTTGTAAGGCAAACAAAGATGAATGTCAAACTATTCTCAGGATATTAAAGGATTATGAGGCTGTATCCGGACAACAAATAAATTTCCAGAAATCCTCAAtccaatttggacataagattgaggAATCAAGCCGTCAGGAATTACGAGACATATTGGGGATTCAGAATTTAGGAGGAATGAGGTCTTATTTAGGTTTACCGGAAAGTCTAGGAAGATCGAAGGTTcaagtgtttggttttgtaCAAGATCGTCTCAATAACAGGGTGAATGGTTggacttttagattttttaccaAAGAGGGAAAAGAGGTAATTATCAAGTCGGTGATAACTGCGCTaccaaaccatgtgatgtcGGTGTACATATTACCGAAAGCTACAGTGAAGAAACTAACGAGTGCAGTagctcagttttggtggagcccaTGAGGAAGTACAAGGGGAatgcactggaaatcatgggataaattgTGTGAACATAAGGATAGTGGTGGACTAGGTTTTAaagatttaaatgattttaacacGACAATGCTTGGAAAGTAATTGTGGAGGCTGATAGAGAAACCAAACTCTCTTTTCTCTCGAATTTTTAAAggacggtattacaggaatgcttcacccctggaaccgattcgctcATACTCCCCGTCGTATGGATGGAGGAGTATcatctctgctagatctctgatttgtaaaggactaattaaaagggtgggcACAGAGTCATCtatttcagtatggaatgatcttTGGCTCtcatccactcgcccgagaccagctaacAAAAACCTTCATAATAGTTACCCggaccttacagtggattcCCTTATTCATCAAGACTCCCGCACTTGGAATTTACAGGCACCTAGGACTTTGGTGGAACCCAACGATGCGAAATTGATTGAGAGTATTCCTCTGAGTAGAAATCAAATGGAAGACAGGAATGGTTGGCATTTCACTAATAATGGGAGATATACGGTACAATCAGGGTATCATGTCGAAAGGATATATCCagataaggaaaaaccaccGGAGTTTTATGGCCCTAATGTGTATATTCTCAAGGCATTCTGCTGGAAAGTGAAATGCCCTCCAAAGTTAAGGCATTTTCTATGGCAGTTGCTGACAGGTTGTATAGCAGTGACAAAGAATttaaaatcaaggggaataaaAGGAGATACAGTTTGTGTACGGTGTGGAGACCCagaggaatcaataaatcatgcTTTCTTCGAGTGTCCTCCGGCACgtcaagtgtgggcactatcgAAGATTCCATCAAACCCGACATTATTCCCTATCGGTTCTCTATTCGCTAATATGGATCACTTATTTTGGAGAGTCAACCCGAAAATGGAGAATCATCcgtttgcatggatattatggtacatttggaagggtAGGAATAATAAGGTTTTCAGTAATATAGATACGGATCCGAGGGAGACGCTTAAATTAGCAGAATTGGAATCAACACTTTGAGCAGAGGCACAGATGATCAATAATCCAAGGGTGGCGCCTGAAGTACAGATCCGATAACATTTAGGGAACGCAGGACGATGGTGTTTCACGgatggttcttggaaagataaAGATTCTTTCACAGGACAAGGATGGTTCAGTACCATTCCGGGGTTTGAAGGTTTActaggggcaaggaatgtaagggcaagTCTCTCAcatcttcatgcggagatggaggcattaatatgggcaatggaatgtatgaaaaacttGCGACAGTACGGGGTCACGTTTGCAACGAATTGTTTCtaactggtgaagatggttttagaaccagaggaatggccagcatttgaaagttaCCTGGAGGATATTAAgcttttgagaagaagcttcACCAACTCGGATATTGTTCATGTTCCTAGGACGAATAATACAATGGCGGATCGCTTGGCACGCAGTGCTCGGATACAACCGTCGTTCGCCGTACACATGGATGCAGAATTGTCATTTTGGTTTACAGAATCCACATGAGTCTGTAGatatttttgttgtaaaaaaaaaaaaattgaagtaatatagtattattaatataaattatatatatatatatattatatatatagatattatatatatatatatatattatatatattatatatataaattataaatttatttaaaactaaatatttatagtgtatttactttataaatatttatacatgtgcATGAACACGAAAAAATCACCTAGTAATTATTTAAACAtctgctcaaaaaaaaaagctaataaGTTATTTAGACGACCAAAAAATCAAcatcttattattatttcaaattaccTTTAAGACATTTTAAACAAACATTTTGACAGACCCCAAAATATCGCAAACAGAATCGTTTGCTAATTGGGACAGCCTAAAATGAGCTGGATACGGCAACAGAAGACCAAAATCTAAGTTATcaaaaaaagaccaaaatctTTTATACACAAGATAAGACAACAAAGAAATATTTACATTATAAGTCATTTTATGAGTTTATAATTACACTTTCAGTCACTTACTACTACTAAGGTAGTTTCTCTTCTTCCAAAGCTAGATTTTCTTCTACCAAATCTCTTTTTTATCTAACACAAAAAGTAACGCAAATTATTTTACTATCACTGATCAATTAAAAACCGTTGAGACTTTTTAGCTgtctacttcttttttttggtttgtttataatttttaaaatcagaAGTGGTGGCCCACATATTTTACATACAACCCAGGTTGGGACTGTAGATGCTCTGGACAGCCCAAATTTAGTATACAACTATATATGtcaaccaatcgagctttgctttccttaaaaaactcacagcaaaaaaatctctgcaaaatcaaaatacgGCTGTAGAGAGCTTTATTTCCAGAGCAAAAAAATTAGCGCTTTAGAAATCTACAGCAAAAAAAGCTACAGCAAATAAATTTACAGATTAAATTCTACGACAACAAATATAAAGTTACAGCAATTACCAATAATCCCATATTCTTTACTTTTGAcattatctttttttgttattttaattgttAAAGAGGATAAATTCTTGGAAGAGAGATGAAAGAGACGAGACTGGATATAGTTACGACCATCAACGACGGAGGACGGGAAATTGAGATTCGAGATGTCGAGTCGGAGAAAGCGGTTACGCAAGAACATAGTGGAAGATAAGTTGTTTTTACTgtgttttatttatctttttgtgTGGATTTCTATTTTGTGAAGGTAGTGAGAGATGAATTGCAGAGGAACCAGTACAAAGATAAGTCTGACAAGCGTGTGAACAGCTGAGACAAAAGACATTCATGCTGGTTGGGTTTCCGTTGGTCTTGAAACTTATTTCCTTTGAGGTGATTTCTTGTTTGGTTAGGAAGTTTCGTGGAGAAGAAACTAATAGACTATGTCGGAGTTAAATTGCTCTTATCTTTTGGAGTTGATACTGACTAAAGTATAAGGTGCTAAGAACAATTCAAATGTATGTTTTCGGAGGACTCTTTGGAGATGAATAGAAGTGAATATAGTTGCATATTGTGGTTTGTATTATGTAAGattgtgtacatgtgtacatatAAAACTGTATGTACACACAATGcggtgtacatgtgtacatataaaaattgtatGTACACACGGTGcggtgtacatgtgtacattgCACTTATGTGAATATGTAACTGATTTAATTAACATTTTGGCTGTTTGTAGAGTTATAGTAGGTAATGTGTTTGTTAATGTGGGGGTATCATGACCAAAACAAGAAGGCTATAAGTGTAGAGTTAGTATAAAGGGCAACTAATGGTAGTCAATAAGTTGTGCATTTAGAGAAAGTAGTTACAATAGTAAAGATAAAAGACCAAAGATCTAATCTCTTCTCCATATCAATAGTTTACAACTTCCGTATTGTAggttttctttcattttcatCAACATCCAAGTACAAGATTTCATATGCTTCATAGGTTGTGTTCTTAAAAGGGAGATATGTCCAAGGTTCCTAGTGGATGGCCGGATAATAGAAAAAGGGTTCTACATTGTTGTACATGGATAACGGCGTACACATGGATGATAAATCTTGTTAGGGGGGCGTGTGTACACGTGGATACTCTTGTTGATGGACACCAGTGAGTATGGTGTGATGACATGTTTCAcaatataaacatgtaaatgTAATCAAACAATTGtataagacaaaaaaatataacttttgaagtccaaaacatcaaaactaaaaatccaaaaaatgttacaaaactaATAAACAACATAACAAAAGACGATTCGTCTTTCTCGTTGTTTCACTAGTTaaagaaccaaacatatataacattaatatatCCTACCAAACCAAAGATAACAACTAAATCTATGAAGAAAAATTCAACATCAGATTTTCGAAGAGAGCTAGAGAGACAAGCGAAGGAAGGTTGAAGACGGATCATTTCGAGAGCGTAGCAAACGTTTACGGTTTGAGTTTGCAGAATTTGATAGCAGAATCTGACCAAAAGATGCAAACCTAGAAGCTTCAATCTCGTGAATCGGAAATGAAGAAAGTTTGGGATACGTAATGACCATTGAAATGctttatttcttttcttcacaAACTAACTTTTCTACAACTATAATAGAAAAAGGGGGAAAAAGAgataaggaaaaaaagaagagaacgaTTTGTGTCCACGTGATTTAATGTTTTGTGATTTACTTAATAATTATTTAgatttcaattaaaataaaagtaaaagggCAGCGTTGATTTTTTATAggttggaagaagagaaaaaaacttTGGAAGAAGAGAAACTACCTTGGTAGTAGTAACTAACCTATAGTGTAAAATAAACACATAAAGTGATCTATACTGTATATCTCTAGACAACAAAAGACTTAGAGAATCATTATCCCAAAGATCCATTTaggatctcttaatctttttttaatatttttaagtgtTAAAAGTTATTTAAGAAACCTATTTTAGAGACACCATAATTTTTGTGCTCCAATGGGAGTCTCTTATTTAGaggttctaaaaaaaaatgttaactttgtttaattaaaaataaaatttatttattaaataaaatattataaaagataacattttaaacatatatttaaataaaaaacttaaaaacaaagattagaaaaaaaaacttcaagaccATAGTCATCAGTTACCTGCTGCATCAGGTGGTTGACATCGCCTTCGGGAGTGGACAATGATGTTGAACCAGCCATGGTGTTCTCCATGAACTCAGCTTGAACCTCCATGTTCACAAACTGGTTCTCAAATGAATCCATCATCTCTGACATCTTCTGCAGATTGCGTGTTGAAAGAAACACAGAACATATGAGAATCCCAAGTTGTTTAAAACACAATGAGCCTACTTAGACTTGTCTAGTTCATGCTATTGCACCTTTGTTGTGTTTCCATAAAAACCAAACCTTTATGTCTACCTGGTAAGAATAATGCAAGTCCACATTAACCTAAATGTCATAACTAAGTCTTAACCAGTACacataaactaaaccctaatcaatGTTTAGCAGCACATCAACAGGCTCTTTCtctaagaagaaaagaaaacagattcaCAGACAAGTATAAGAatgaaatggagacaaaaatgaTCCTCACATGCAAGAGAGCATATCAAAGATAAATGGGAGTGGAGAAGCTACAAGTAGCATTGACACACTGTAAACAtcaccaaagaagaagaagagatgaaccAAGTGGGTTATACCACTTGTAAGCAAGTGGGTTACTGCCAAGAATCTCCTCTTCTGCGCTATACCACTTGTAAGAAAGTGGGTTACTGCTCTTAAGTCTTTGTAACAAGTCGTTAACAACCAAATCAATCTACTACACATGCAAATAAACTAGTACTTACTCTATAGTTTCACTGCTTACCTCATACTTAATGTGAGGGATATCAGGGAAGAACTCTCCTTCCCACTCACCAGAACCGCTACACTTCGCTCCCGACTCCGCAGGACACGTTTGTGGATCAGCAGACTTCACACGAATCAAATGAATAAGTAAACTTTAGAAGAAGCTCAGAAACGTTTTAATGATCGAAAAGATTAGAGCTTTGGACTTACCACCAGAAATAAAGCAGTGTTTGAGCAGAGATAGATCATAAAAATTTCAACTTTCTTCATAGTGTTCAACCAGAAGAACAAAACCCTGAACAATGGCGATTGGTGAGAATAAAACAATGACGATTGGTTTGAGCTTAAGCCCAGAAACCCAGATGCAAACTCAGAGGTCTTGGCATCAATCGTTGCTGAAGAGAATCAATTCATCATTCAAAATCTGAGAATTACAGAGGAGGGAGAGACGAAATCAACTCACATGGTCTGGTTTGGGCTTGTGGCAAATGGTTCCGATGATGATCAACGTCCACGAATGTCACGCTTCTCTTGAGTTTCAAATCTATACCAATAGGAACGCAAAAAACTCAGTACAAAGATAGTAAAACGAAATTGAGGATTGATGATACCTACCTCTAGAGGTCGAAGGATCAGGATTCGTGAACCGTCGGTCTTCTTCTTTAGACTTTACACCGGCGAAgaaggagaggagaggagaggagaggagagatgagagagaggagCAGACTTTGACGTGTGTCCCATAAGCGACGACTCTTATTTCCCTTAATCAAGCGACGTTTCTTCTATTAAAaggtaatttttctttttttttaaatcacaattAATTTAAGAAACCCTCGTAACAAACCTGGATAATGGtgctcttagagcatgattatccctaGAAACCCATAAGATTTCTTAAGTacattttaatgattatttaactaataaatGTTAGCTAAGGATCTTAGTTAAAAATCACCTAATTTTTAACCTACAatggtagtttcttaatttgagtttcttaaaaaaaaatttaaccacaTAACAATTTGCTGCCTTATATATAAGTTCAAACAGCAAGTACACGAACGTTCTCATTACTAATATGTTTCACACCCAAACAGCAAGCAAAGTCAAGAACTtgcaataaaagaaaaagagattgtGCTTTATACCTTCTTCCCGCATAAGTTGAAGAGAGGAGTAAGATACCTAGCACACTGCTTAAAAGTGGCTACAATCTTTTTTCCTTTAGCGGTTCTCCTCTCAGTGTTCTCACAGCATCAAGCTCCTGTTTCAACTCAATCAACAGCTAAATACACACACAACAATGTTACAACATGCTCAGCTTTAATGGAATCCACTAACAGAGACTCAAAGGCTTCTAGCAATCTTATTCATAAAGAGGAACAACTAACAAATATTACCTTCTAATTTCTTCACATAGAACATTTTAGTAACCGAAGAAGCTAATACTATGAGCATAAGAAGAACCAGCAGTGGCCTATAGGACAGAGTTTCAGCTTATGGGAGAAGCAAAGTAGGAAACATTAAATATGTATGTACTTTTTTCAAGAAGCTCAATCTGTAAAGCAAACCATTTTTTCTACAAATAATGAAAGAGGAAGGGCAACAAGTGCATACAGAAACAAACAACATATGAGGCAAGATAAAAGAAACAGAACACACAGATGAGGTAATACCGTAAACATGTTTGCTGCGAAAGCATTCACACCACGCAATAACTATTGCTTCTCCCTCATTCTTCTGTTCCTCTTCTTGTGAACATATGATCTCTGCAGCAGATCAATAAAAACACTGAAAATCAGATCCCTAACTGTTCAAACTCTCACACACTAGTTAAAATGGTCGCAATTCAGACAAGTAAAACTCTCTAAAGTCCCAACATTgtgtctgaaaaaaaaatagacaaacCCCAAACTCCAAAATAATTTGGTCGCAATTCAGACAAGTAAACATCTAAAGTCCCAACATTGTGTCTGAACAACTGGACAAACCCCCCAGATTCTCAATCCATCTAACAAAGGCTAATAAGAGAAGCAGCTGAGAACATGTTCAACCGATCCAAAGAAATGCCAAAGCACGAAACTTTAGCTTTCGGGTTAAcgaaaagaaacaaactttgCGGGGAAGAGATAGAGACCGATTCCCAGGAAGTGCGGCGTTAGAGTCCTGTCTCCGCCGCTAACTGGCTGTAAGTCTTGCCGGAGGCTGACTTCACGGTGAGAAGCTGATTTGTAACCCTCTGTTTCGTCGCCGCTTCCCTTCGCGATGGAGAGGAGAAGACAGAGAAGACGCTGATTGCACGGAGGAGACGCCGATTGCAGGGAGGAGACGCTTCTCTTCACAAAAGCAGTCATCGGGACGACAGAGAACGcgagagaagaggagagaaaagaaaaaagaaaaaagaaaaaagaaaaaagaaaaaaaaatcataattcacGGTTTGTTGATACGTGTGTTAAGAACTCCTTTTATGATCGGTTGCGAAAACCCTCTATTAAGGATCGGTtatctaattttctttttgttttgatttaattaaatgcctTATTATGCTTAAAAAACCTACTAAAAACTCAGCGATAAAGATGATCTTAGACCATATTTATTGCGGGGTTCTTAGTGTAATATAagaactgtttcttaactttaactaagaaaaactaataatcgtctcttaaaactcttatttaagagccggttcttagtttttcgtagttaaaaattaagaaacggTTTATATATTACGCTCAGAACCCACCATAAAAACTCTGTGGTAAATATGTTTCGTAATTGCTGACATGTCCAGAATCATCTCTATcgtatgcttttttttttacgtgTCGTACTCATCCTGGCAGCCTCAAGATCACAACATCTTCCGAATGAGGTTGCCCAATTTCACAGATTTTCACCAATTTCCTTTTTATATATGTCGTAGTTGTTATTGTGTATAGTAGCAGCTAGCTAGCTGTTTGTTCATcacattattaattaattttacgtATATCATCGTCATCTCGATCACGGGTTGCATTGATTTGACTGCATATATATTTCCTTTTGAACAGCTAGCAGAcattattattcatttatacTACGTACTATTGTTAATCATGTTGATTAGTTTCTAATATCCAAATCCTATAATGGCTAAACCAATTAAATGAGTTATGCAGTTATAGGCCTAATTTGTTAAgattaaatttcataaaaatacataataccaTTTGCTTATAGAGAGGCCTTCTATAAATACACCAGCATGGTCAAGTCGTTGATTACCAGATAAGTTTCGTAGTTATCCAATTTAACTTTCCCTCTACAcgactatatataaaatatacacgtacaactacatatatatatatatatatatcaatctgCATCACCATCGACGCCGTTGTATTTGGGTTGTTTTCTTGTTGATCGGAGGCAGCGTTGCTTTTGTTTATTAGGAGTTATCTCGGGAAGATGAAGGAAAACCCAGGAAACCCTCTCCATCTCACGTCACTGAACCATGTGTCTCTCTTGTGCCGATCCATCGAAGAATCTATGAACTTTTACCGAAAGGTGTTAGGGTTCTTCCCTATTCGAAGACCTGaatctttaaattttgaagGCGCTTGGTACCCTCTCTTAGTTATATCTGAATTTTGGAAGAGTTTAcagaaaattataaatgagttttaaaaatgtttttttttgggtctagGTTATTTGGACATGGAATTGGAATACACCTCTTGCGTGCCCTAGAACCTGAGAAACTTTCAACGAAAAATGAAATTAACCCCAAAGATAATCATATCTCTTTCCAGGttatttttttaccatttttgtttttgtttttgtttttacttttgcattttaaaccctaaaacataatTTGGGTGCATACAAGCTCTGAATATAGATGTTCCCTTAAGATCAGTAAAAAGAAAAGTGGGTCCTTATAATTGTGTAATAGAACTCTTACCGAGGATTAGAGAACAAACCATTTGGTTTTGAGATTTGAATCATATATTGTGTGTTGAGAGAGAATGAGAAAACaagcatatatatattgatcCAGTATATATAGTTGTTACTCTGTTTTGTGCCTATATGTGGCGATTTTTGCATATTTTAGTGTAAAGAAGAGACTTGTTAATTGTGAAAATGCAGTGCGAAAGTATGGGAGCAGTGGAGAAGAAGCTTGAGGAAATGGAAATAGACTATGTGAGGTCTAAAGTAGAAGAAGGAGGGATCCAAGTGGACCAGCTCTTCTTCCACGACCCTGATGGTTTCATGATCGAGATCTGCAACTGTGACAGCCTCCCCATTGTCCCCCTCGTAGGAGGCATGGTTCGATCTTGCT
The window above is part of the Brassica napus cultivar Da-Ae chromosome C8, Da-Ae, whole genome shotgun sequence genome. Proteins encoded here:
- the LOC106364280 gene encoding glyoxylase I 4, which gives rise to MKENPGNPLHLTSLNHVSLLCRSIEESMNFYRKVLGFFPIRRPESLNFEGAWLFGHGIGIHLLRALEPEKLSTKNEINPKDNHISFQCESMGAVEKKLEEMEIDYVRSKVEEGGIQVDQLFFHDPDGFMIEICNCDSLPIVPLVGGMVRSCSRVKLHQMVQPQPQTQINQVVHP